In Deefgea piscis, the genomic window GTTCGCCAACATTTAGAAGCAGGCAAAATTGCCACGCGTTTAGCCTTAGCTTTTGGTGAACGCCTCACGTTTACGCTGACCGAAGCGTTAGAGATCAAATCACTGGCGATGCTTGACGTACTCAAAGACGAAGTCAAAGATATGGACGCCGAAACGCAAGACGCGCTTTTTGAGTCACAAATGGCGCTATTGATTGGTGAGCTACGCGGGTTTATTCCTGAATTAGTTGAAGCGCTGGGCGGCGAAACGCAAAAAACCTAAGCTATTTAGTCGCCGACACCACTCAAACATTGAAAAGCCAACGCAGAGGCGCAGAGACGCGGAGGCGCGGAGGAAATTCAGGGTTTTTCGATTGATTTTCTCTGTACCTTTGCGTCAAAAGCGACACCCGCAATGAAATTAAGGAAAAAATGCCGCTCACTTGACTTAAGTGAACGGCATTACCGCTTAAACCGTGGTTTTTACTGGGGTTTAAGTTCTGACTTGGCTTTTTTCTGCGCCTCTGCGTCTAAGTGTCTTTATTGAATGAACAGCATGACGCTAACGAGGCTGGTTTTTATTACCAAAGCCACAACTACAAAGTTAGAGCGAGTTTAAAGCCCTGCTCTATCGCCCGCTTGGCATCGAGTTCACCCGCCTCAAGCGCGCCGCCAATCAAATGCACCGACTGCTGCAAAGCTTGCAGCTGAGCGTATAAATCACTGACTGACTCTTGCCCGGCACACATAATGATTTGCTCGACTGGCAGGCATTTTTCAACGCCGTCATGACGTATATGCAAACCGGAATCATCGATTTTTAAATATTCAACGCCGCCCCATAAATGCACGCCGCTGCGCTGTAAGCCGATGCGGTGAATCCAACCGGTAGTGCGGCCTGGCCCAGCGCCAGGTTTACCTTTACTGCGTTTAAGTAGCCAAACTTCACGACCGCTATCGTGTACTTGCGGCGCAACTAAACCACCTTGGTGGCTTAAGGAGGTATCAACACCCCACTCGGCCAAATACTCCCGCTCGGTATGCATGCCATTGACTAAGAAATCCGCAACATCGACGCCAATACCCCCAGCACCAATTACGGCGATTTTTTGTTTTGGCCGCACTTTACCAGAGATTAAATCGGGATAACTCACCACACTGGTGTGATCAATCCCTTCGATTTGCGCCACACGCGGCACCACCCCAGTCGCAACAATCACCTCAGCAAACTTGCCTGCCAATTGCGTAGCGGTGACCCGCTGATTAAGTTGAATTTCAACGTTAAATTTGGCCAACATCACCGTAAAGTAGCGCAATGTTTCGCTAAATTCGGCCTTGGCTGGAATATTTTGTGCCAAGCCAAACTGCCCACCAATTTCTGGCCCAGCTTCAAACAGCGTTACGTCATGCCCAGCTTGCGCGGCGGTCAAGGCAGCCATCAATCCGGCAGGCCCAGCACCCACCACGGCGATGGTTTTCGGCTGTTGGCTCGTTACGACATTGAGTTCAGTCTCATTACACGCCCGTGGATTGACTAAGCACGAAGCAGGTTTTCCTTCAAACACATGATCCAGACATGCTTGATTACACGCAATACAGGTATTGATCTCTAACGCACGTCCAGTTTGGGCTTTAAGCAGATACTCTGGGTCAGCCAATAAAGGTCGCGCCAATGACACCATATCGGCATCGCCACGCGCCAAAATTTCTTCGGCGATTTCTGGCGTGCTAATCCGATTCACCGCAATCAAAGGAATGCCCACGTGCGGTTTTAGCGCCCGAGTTACCCAGCTATACGCACCACGCGGTACGGTTGCGGCAATGGTGGGTATTCGGGCTTCGTGCCAACCAATACCGGTATTGAGTAATGTCACCCCAGCCAATTCCAGCGCTTGGGCCAATTCAATGGCTTCGGCCAAAGTGCCGCCTTGCTCGACTAAATCGAGCAAAGAAATGCGGAAAATCACAATTGAATTGGGCCCTAAGGCAGCGCGTACTGCTTTGGCGATTTCAATGGCAAACCGCTGCCGATTGGCGACGCTGCCACCCCAAGCGTCTTGGCGCACATTGCTGCGTTCAACCAAAAATTGATTAATTAGGTAGCCTTCCGAACCCATAATCTCGACGCCATCATAGCCAGCGCGCTGCGCCAAACTGGCGGTATTGGCAAAGTCGGCAATGGTTTGTTCGATTTCAGCGGCGCTGAGTTCGCGTGGCGTAAAAGCAGAAATGGGCGAAGCAATCGCCGACGGTGCCACCGCATCCGCATGATAGCCATAGCGACCGGTATGCAAAATTTGTAGGGCGATCTTGCCGCCATTGGCATGCACTGCGCTGGTGATCGGAATATGCCGTGCCAGCTGACTGGCCTCATTAAGCATCGATGAGCCAACATACATGCAACCTGCCGGATTGGGCGAAATGCCGCCAGTGACAATCAAGCTCACCCCACCCGCAGCACGTTCAGCATAAAAAGCCGCCAATCGCTCAGGGGCATCGTCGTGCTCTTCTAAACCGGTGTGCATCGAGCCCATTAAGGCGCGATTTTTTAGCGTGGTAAAACCAAGATCAAGCGGGGTAAATAAATGCGGGTATAAGGGCACAGCCGTCTCCAAACGATCGTTTGAATGACATTAGCTTAGATCGCCCTCGCTAGACTATTAGGGTTAATCACTCAGTCTCGATTAAACGACACTTTTAGCCCCAAGCCCATCCAACAGCGCACACAATAAGCTGACACCATGTGTATTAGCAGCAAAGGAATATCCTGATTAGATGACCATCTCTGCCAGCAAAAATTGCACTTATCGGCGCTGGTTTGCCAGCGAAAGCGCGGTCAACTGGGGTGATTCACGCCTATATCGGCATTGTTTTCGCGGGCAAGCGCGCTCCTACAGAATGCTGTTGACTTGGCTGCTCATCAGAAGGCGTATTGAGCACTACGATGCAGCACTGTTGTGTGCTGCGCCGTTCACCCCCATCAGCGCCAATCAACTCGTCGAGTGCACCAAGCAATCAATATAGCCGCCAGCGCAATCACCGCCATGCCCCACGCCAAATTACTGGCATGAGCAATAAAGCCAATTAATGGTGGCCCCATCAGCGCCCCAATCGAGCCCATGGTCGTCACTGCCGCTAACGCCACTGCGCCATGCTTGGCGGCTGCGGCATACACACACGGCGAAACTGCCGCCACGCCTAGCCCAACCAAAGCAAAGCCGATTAAAGCCGGTACCACGCCGCCAACCACTAAAGCCAGCGCCAAACCCACGCCAGCCAACAGACCTCCGCCCGTTAACATCCGCTCAGCGCCCCAGCGGGTACGCCAACCATCACCCATCCAACGCGCAATTAGCATGGTGCCGGAAACACAGGCAATCCCCAATGGGGCCAACTGCGCCGAAGCGCCAGCCATTTCTTTTAAATACAAAGCCGACCAATCGGACATCGACCCTTCAACCACCGTGCCGCAGAGCGCAATCAACCCCAACCACAGTGCCACGCCTTTGGGCATCACAAAGCGTTTGCCATTGGACTGCTCGGCGTCTTTTATCTGCTCGGGCAACAAGCCTTTACGCGCAAAAGCCACGCCAAGCCACAACAAACCAGCGGCAGAAACAAAATGAACCCATAAAGAATCCGTCAGCAGCGTCAGCCCAGAAGCAAACAAAGCCGCCAATAAACCGCCCAAACTAAATACCGCATGTAAACGCGACATAATCGCTTGCTTACCCGCCAGCTCAACCTCAACCCCTTGCGAATTCATCGCGACATTCAGGCACGCCACAGCGATACCTTCCAGCGCCATGACCGCCATTGCCAATGGAAAAGTCGGCGCTAAAGACAAGGCAATCAAAATCAATGGAATCGCCGCCCCAGCCAGCAGGCAGAGTTTTCTCGAACCGAGTTTATGCAGCAAAGTGGCGGTAATTGGAAAAGAAAACACCGCGCCCAAACCGCTGGCCAATAATAAAATCCCCACCTCGGCGGCGCTTAAATCCAATTGCATTTTTAAGGTAGGAATGCGCGAAGCCCAAGTACCAAAATTAAAACCTAACACCAGAAATAAAGAAGCCACCGCCAGCTGACTGCGGCGTAAAGAGACTGAAGAAATATTCACAAGGAGTCCGTCGGATCAATAACTAAAGGCGCAGCCTGCGGCTCGCTTAAAGCAGATAAATGACTAAAATCAGGCGCGGTGACGGTGTCACCCCGCTCGAGCATATAAATAAACGCCAGCAATTCTGCCACAGCGCGATACAGCTGCGCGGGAATCTGGCTGTCTAAATCAACTTGCATCAATAAAGACACCATTTCTGGCGAATCATGCACAAAGATACCGGCCTCTTTGGCTTTTTCGATAATACGTTCGGCCAGCAAACCCTGCCCTTTAGCCACCACGCGCGGCGCACTGCTGCCTTCTCGATAAGCCAGCGCAACCGCGCGTGATAAGGGTTTATGGCTCATTGCTGACCTGATATTGCACGACATTAAGCCCTGCCGCCGCAAACCGCTCGAGCAAGCTAGCTTGCTGCTGCTTGAGTAAATCTGCGGTATCTGCGTTCAGCGCGTTAAAGCGCAAATGAAACTGCCCGTGTTGCAAGCTAGCAACAACACCCAACTCACCGAGCTTAGGCAAAGTTAAATCCAGTTTGGTCTGCCATTGCTGCTGCGCAGGGTTGTGCTCGCTATGCGCCTCACCCTCGTTTTTTAACTCTAATTCCCAACGCAAAGGCTGATCGGGCCACGCCGCCCCTTGCCAAATCAAAGGCCGCTGCTCAAGTAAATCAATTTGCTGGCGAACTAATTGCCGCATCGCTTGCTCGGGCGGCATATCCTCATTTTTTTTATGCAACAACAAGGCATCCGCCGTCATGGCCGTGGTTTGACGCGCTAAAGGCAGATCACCCTTGGGAGTTTGTTCGGCACCAAGATTAAATTGCGCTTGAGGCTCTTTGAGCAAGGTTTGTAAAGGCCGCTGCCCACTCACCCATTCGGCTTGATGTGATTCATAAAACAAACCACTTTCTGCTAAACGACCAGCCAATTGGCCCGCCAATTGCGCCGAATTAGGTGCCCCCACAAACAAAGGCTGCGCCTGTTGTAGCACCGCCGTTTTGCCATCCGTCGGCGCGTTTAACACCGCGCTGAGCATCGCAGCACCTTTACTTAATGCCACATTGGGCGGCGGCGCTAATGTCGGTTTGGCTTCAGCTTGAGCCAGACTAAAGGTGAGCGTTGGCGTTTTGGCCAACACCGTTAAATCCAGTGTTTCACCCGGCTGGGTATTACGAGGTAGGTTGAGATCGAGCAACTGATCTTTAATCAGTACGGCAAAGCGGCCATTGGGTAACAGATTGGTTACCGTCGCTTGAACTTTCTCACCAACGGTAAGGCGAATATCATCAGGAGAGAGTTTGACCGCCTCTAAAACACCTTGCTGACCACGCAAATATTGCGTTAGCAAGGTGCTGGCCATATTGCCCGGTAGCATTAGTTGCGTTCCGCGCTACGATAAATCGCCACGATCAAATCAGCTTCGCCGCGAGATATCCCGCAAGCGGCCGCCACTTCCGGCGCATCTGCCCCAGTCTGCGCTAAACGAATCGCGTGCGCATAAGGGGATTCACTCGCAAGATGACGAGGTTCTTCATTGGTCAGCGGGGTATCGGCAGGTAGCGACGCAGCAAACGCCGCCAATCGAATTTTAATCAGTTCAAGCTCTTGTTTTAACCCTAAAATTTCAGCACTTTGATTTTTAAGCAAAAAACTAGAGTTGATTTTTTTCTGCTTAAAAAA contains:
- a CDS encoding MFS transporter — encoded protein: MNISSVSLRRSQLAVASLFLVLGFNFGTWASRIPTLKMQLDLSAAEVGILLLASGLGAVFSFPITATLLHKLGSRKLCLLAGAAIPLILIALSLAPTFPLAMAVMALEGIAVACLNVAMNSQGVEVELAGKQAIMSRLHAVFSLGGLLAALFASGLTLLTDSLWVHFVSAAGLLWLGVAFARKGLLPEQIKDAEQSNGKRFVMPKGVALWLGLIALCGTVVEGSMSDWSALYLKEMAGASAQLAPLGIACVSGTMLIARWMGDGWRTRWGAERMLTGGGLLAGVGLALALVVGGVVPALIGFALVGLGVAAVSPCVYAAAAKHGAVALAAVTTMGSIGALMGPPLIGFIAHASNLAWGMAVIALAAILIAWCTRRVDWR
- the fliK gene encoding flagellar hook-length control protein FliK yields the protein MLPGNMASTLLTQYLRGQQGVLEAVKLSPDDIRLTVGEKVQATVTNLLPNGRFAVLIKDQLLDLNLPRNTQPGETLDLTVLAKTPTLTFSLAQAEAKPTLAPPPNVALSKGAAMLSAVLNAPTDGKTAVLQQAQPLFVGAPNSAQLAGQLAGRLAESGLFYESHQAEWVSGQRPLQTLLKEPQAQFNLGAEQTPKGDLPLARQTTAMTADALLLHKKNEDMPPEQAMRQLVRQQIDLLEQRPLIWQGAAWPDQPLRWELELKNEGEAHSEHNPAQQQWQTKLDLTLPKLGELGVVASLQHGQFHLRFNALNADTADLLKQQQASLLERFAAAGLNVVQYQVSNEP
- a CDS encoding DUF2802 domain-containing protein; amino-acid sequence: MLVITWPQLLYVSLIVVLFYIGELVFFFFKQKKINSSFLLKNQSAEILGLKQELELIKIRLAAFAASLPADTPLTNEEPRHLASESPYAHAIRLAQTGADAPEVAAACGISRGEADLIVAIYRSAERN
- a CDS encoding EscU/YscU/HrcU family type III secretion system export apparatus switch protein, with amino-acid sequence MSHKPLSRAVALAYREGSSAPRVVAKGQGLLAERIIEKAKEAGIFVHDSPEMVSLLMQVDLDSQIPAQLYRAVAELLAFIYMLERGDTVTAPDFSHLSALSEPQAAPLVIDPTDSL
- a CDS encoding NADPH-dependent 2,4-dienoyl-CoA reductase; its protein translation is MPLYPHLFTPLDLGFTTLKNRALMGSMHTGLEEHDDAPERLAAFYAERAAGGVSLIVTGGISPNPAGCMYVGSSMLNEASQLARHIPITSAVHANGGKIALQILHTGRYGYHADAVAPSAIASPISAFTPRELSAAEIEQTIADFANTASLAQRAGYDGVEIMGSEGYLINQFLVERSNVRQDAWGGSVANRQRFAIEIAKAVRAALGPNSIVIFRISLLDLVEQGGTLAEAIELAQALELAGVTLLNTGIGWHEARIPTIAATVPRGAYSWVTRALKPHVGIPLIAVNRISTPEIAEEILARGDADMVSLARPLLADPEYLLKAQTGRALEINTCIACNQACLDHVFEGKPASCLVNPRACNETELNVVTSQQPKTIAVVGAGPAGLMAALTAAQAGHDVTLFEAGPEIGGQFGLAQNIPAKAEFSETLRYFTVMLAKFNVEIQLNQRVTATQLAGKFAEVIVATGVVPRVAQIEGIDHTSVVSYPDLISGKVRPKQKIAVIGAGGIGVDVADFLVNGMHTEREYLAEWGVDTSLSHQGGLVAPQVHDSGREVWLLKRSKGKPGAGPGRTTGWIHRIGLQRSGVHLWGGVEYLKIDDSGLHIRHDGVEKCLPVEQIIMCAGQESVSDLYAQLQALQQSVHLIGGALEAGELDAKRAIEQGFKLALTL